In a single window of the Tellurirhabdus bombi genome:
- a CDS encoding DUF6600 domain-containing protein: protein MKAVHKLRFLFLLAFLVAGSVASLEAVAQPGMGMPVDDFYDELAPYGRWMEHPTYGEVWSPNVGRDFQPYATDGHWVMTEYGNTWVSDYPWGWAPFHYGRWFYDDYNGWAWVPGDEWGPAWVSWRSGGGYYGWAPLGPGIGVNVSINIPSNFWVFVPQTYISHPRIYSYYVPRPRVVTIYNQTTIINNYYRNNNRVYSYGPRHNGPIYRVDNLGRPGRSEIRSGAVGFYRPNIAGNWRSGYSRGERDNRNAYRNNQRDNWSNNNWNRPDDRRDAPNGGYRNRDTDLENRRNNGSINNGNRANDRGTYTPQNNNWNRPNERRDAPNNWNQPENRPNTNEWNRPENNRNNSRGGNESPRERPNYAPNAEAPSGGRTVPQYRGDRQNSEGRVVPVQPRIQMQERAPGQNQSQPEAAPGGQGRGSRGPR from the coding sequence ATGAAAGCAGTTCATAAATTACGCTTCCTTTTCCTGCTTGCCTTCCTGGTCGCGGGTTCGGTTGCTTCTCTGGAAGCCGTTGCACAGCCAGGGATGGGTATGCCTGTTGATGATTTTTACGATGAACTGGCTCCTTATGGCCGCTGGATGGAACACCCTACCTACGGTGAAGTCTGGTCGCCCAACGTGGGCCGGGATTTCCAGCCGTACGCAACCGATGGGCATTGGGTAATGACCGAATATGGCAATACCTGGGTTTCCGATTATCCCTGGGGATGGGCGCCTTTTCACTACGGACGTTGGTTTTACGATGACTACAATGGATGGGCCTGGGTACCGGGCGATGAGTGGGGACCAGCCTGGGTAAGCTGGCGTTCGGGTGGTGGTTATTACGGTTGGGCACCGCTAGGACCAGGCATTGGCGTGAATGTCTCGATCAATATACCGTCTAATTTCTGGGTTTTTGTTCCGCAGACATACATTTCGCATCCACGGATTTACAGCTATTACGTTCCCCGGCCACGCGTTGTAACTATTTACAACCAGACGACGATTATCAATAATTATTACCGAAACAACAATCGGGTTTATTCATACGGCCCACGTCATAATGGACCGATCTACCGAGTAGATAATCTGGGACGGCCAGGGCGGTCGGAAATTCGGAGCGGAGCCGTTGGGTTTTACCGACCAAACATAGCCGGAAACTGGCGCAGCGGCTATTCGCGCGGTGAGCGGGATAACCGAAATGCGTACCGAAATAATCAGCGCGATAACTGGTCGAACAACAACTGGAACCGGCCAGATGACCGTCGGGATGCCCCTAATGGAGGCTATCGGAACAGAGATACAGACTTGGAGAATCGTCGTAACAACGGGTCGATCAACAATGGAAATCGAGCCAATGACCGGGGCACCTATACGCCCCAAAATAACAATTGGAACCGCCCTAATGAGCGGCGGGATGCACCCAATAACTGGAATCAGCCAGAAAATCGACCCAATACAAACGAGTGGAATCGGCCAGAAAATAACCGGAATAATTCGCGTGGCGGTAATGAGTCTCCGCGAGAAAGACCGAATTATGCGCCGAACGCCGAGGCTCCGTCGGGCGGGCGGACCGTTCCCCAATACCGCGGTGATCGGCAAAACAGCGAGGGGCGGGTAGTGCCCGTGCAGCCGCGCATTCAGATGCAGGAGCGCGCACCCGGACAGAATCAGAGCCAGCCGGAAGCTGCTCCAGGTGGGCAGGGCCGGGGTAGTAGAGGACCCCGGTAA
- a CDS encoding (2Fe-2S)-binding protein, with protein sequence MALFKLQINGRSYQTEAEPDTPLLWVLRDHLGLVGTKYGCGIAMCGACTVHLNGEATRSCVLPVSSIGTGKVTTIEGLSKNGDHPVQKAWDEIDVAQCGYCQAGQIMAAAALLKRNPKPSNEEIDASMSGNICRCGTYHRIREAVKVAATKPK encoded by the coding sequence ATGGCTCTTTTCAAGCTGCAAATCAACGGCCGGAGCTACCAAACCGAGGCGGAGCCAGATACGCCCTTATTGTGGGTTCTGCGCGATCACCTGGGCCTGGTTGGCACGAAATACGGCTGCGGCATTGCCATGTGTGGTGCCTGTACCGTTCACCTTAACGGCGAAGCAACACGCTCCTGCGTCCTGCCGGTTTCATCCATCGGCACAGGCAAAGTCACCACCATCGAGGGGCTTTCTAAAAACGGGGATCATCCGGTTCAGAAAGCCTGGGACGAAATCGACGTAGCCCAGTGTGGTTACTGCCAGGCCGGACAAATCATGGCGGCGGCGGCCCTCCTGAAGCGCAATCCTAAGCCCTCTAACGAAGAAATCGACGCTTCGATGTCCGGCAATATCTGTCGGTGTGGAACGTACCACCGCATTCGCGAAGCCGTAAAAGTGGCCGCCACCAAACCGAAATAG
- a CDS encoding molybdopterin cofactor-binding domain-containing protein — protein sequence MQTIHPSRRNFLKIAAATGGGLLLGFNWTEAEAVAAVDATAASTLAASRVAPGVGFNSYLSISPQGIITILSPNPEVGQGIKTAFPIIVAEELDADWKKVVVEQAPLDTKKFERQVAGGSGSIPHSWKRLRVAGATARQMLLEAAAKRWNVQASECTTDKGFVLHAASNRKLSYGELATEAAQLTAPTDVKLKAEKDFKLIGQHIKNVDNPGILTGKPLFGLDFYREGMLFSMIQRPAFGYKLKSVDSAAAKAMPGIVNVVTFGNNVAVVGKSTWQVKKAKDALKIDWEKDGELESTDDHNRLFKEMLDSTNATVRRKDGNVEEAFKNAAKVVKAEYQCPFLPHNPLEPMNFFAHVRADGVELVGPTQTPELARSETAKLLGIAPEKVTVELTRMGGGFGRRLKADYVIEAVQVSKLVNAPVKVIWTREDDMTGGSYRPAVRYRFEAALDAQNNLIGYKLRGASINAGNATREDNFPSGAVDNLLIDSVDHKSPITTGPWRAPITNFLAFAEQSFIDEISQAAGKDPVQFRLELLDKAKQKPVGAIKYDVDRMKGVIQMAAEKSGWGKKKNVAQGFSVYFSHRSYVAQVGEVSLQKGKPVLQKVYSVADCGIVINQSGAQQQVRGCIVDGIGHAMYGNITFKDGIPEQKNFNSFRLIRLNEVPEVEVHFVQNTIEPTGLGEPSLPPAGGAVANALFKATGKRLRSQPFAEQEGFKGVS from the coding sequence ATGCAGACAATTCATCCAAGCAGACGGAATTTTCTTAAAATAGCCGCCGCAACCGGAGGGGGCCTGTTGCTCGGTTTCAACTGGACCGAAGCGGAAGCCGTTGCCGCTGTTGACGCCACTGCGGCCTCCACACTGGCAGCCTCCCGCGTGGCCCCGGGCGTTGGTTTTAATAGCTACCTGTCCATTAGTCCACAGGGCATTATCACCATTCTGTCGCCTAACCCCGAAGTTGGACAAGGTATCAAAACGGCCTTCCCAATCATCGTCGCCGAGGAACTGGATGCCGACTGGAAAAAAGTCGTTGTGGAGCAGGCCCCGCTGGATACTAAAAAGTTTGAACGTCAAGTGGCCGGGGGTAGCGGCTCAATTCCCCACTCCTGGAAACGCCTCCGCGTAGCGGGTGCTACGGCCCGGCAAATGTTGCTAGAAGCCGCCGCCAAGCGCTGGAATGTACAAGCGTCGGAGTGCACGACCGATAAAGGGTTTGTGTTGCATGCTGCTAGTAACCGAAAATTGAGTTACGGTGAATTAGCGACCGAAGCTGCCCAGCTTACCGCCCCCACGGATGTCAAATTGAAGGCCGAAAAAGACTTTAAACTGATCGGTCAGCATATCAAAAACGTGGATAACCCGGGCATATTGACCGGAAAACCGCTCTTTGGTCTGGATTTTTACCGGGAAGGCATGCTGTTCTCCATGATTCAGCGTCCGGCCTTTGGGTATAAACTAAAATCCGTTGATTCTGCCGCCGCGAAAGCCATGCCGGGCATTGTCAACGTGGTCACTTTCGGCAATAATGTGGCCGTGGTTGGCAAATCAACCTGGCAGGTCAAGAAGGCCAAAGACGCGCTGAAAATCGACTGGGAGAAAGACGGTGAACTGGAAAGCACCGACGACCATAACCGCCTCTTCAAAGAGATGCTCGATAGCACAAACGCTACCGTTCGTCGCAAGGACGGAAACGTTGAGGAGGCATTCAAAAACGCGGCGAAAGTGGTAAAGGCAGAATACCAATGTCCGTTCTTACCACATAACCCGCTGGAACCCATGAACTTTTTCGCCCACGTTCGGGCGGATGGAGTCGAACTAGTTGGCCCTACGCAAACGCCCGAACTTGCCCGCAGCGAGACGGCGAAGCTCCTCGGTATTGCCCCCGAAAAGGTAACCGTTGAGCTCACGCGCATGGGTGGTGGGTTTGGCCGCCGACTCAAAGCTGACTACGTGATTGAAGCCGTGCAGGTGTCCAAACTGGTCAATGCACCGGTAAAAGTGATCTGGACCCGCGAAGACGACATGACGGGGGGCAGCTACCGCCCCGCCGTTCGCTACCGCTTTGAAGCGGCCCTGGATGCCCAGAACAACCTGATTGGGTACAAACTCCGGGGAGCCAGCATCAACGCCGGAAATGCAACCCGGGAGGATAACTTCCCGTCTGGCGCGGTCGATAACCTACTGATTGATAGCGTCGATCATAAATCCCCCATTACAACTGGTCCCTGGCGGGCGCCCATCACCAATTTCCTCGCCTTTGCCGAGCAATCATTTATTGATGAGATTTCGCAGGCGGCGGGCAAAGATCCCGTACAGTTTCGTCTGGAATTACTGGATAAAGCGAAGCAAAAACCAGTCGGCGCGATTAAATACGACGTTGATCGGATGAAAGGCGTTATTCAGATGGCGGCTGAGAAATCAGGCTGGGGCAAAAAGAAAAATGTCGCGCAGGGTTTCAGCGTTTACTTTTCGCACCGTTCGTACGTAGCCCAAGTTGGCGAAGTGAGCCTGCAAAAAGGCAAGCCCGTTTTACAAAAAGTTTATTCGGTTGCCGACTGTGGCATCGTGATTAACCAGAGCGGTGCGCAACAACAGGTAAGAGGCTGCATTGTGGATGGCATTGGTCATGCTATGTACGGGAATATCACGTTCAAGGACGGTATTCCCGAGCAGAAGAATTTTAACTCGTTTCGCCTTATTCGGCTGAATGAAGTTCCAGAAGTGGAGGTTCATTTCGTGCAGAATACCATTGAGCCAACGGGTCTGGGTGAGCCTTCGCTCCCGCCCGCCGGTGGTGCGGTTGCCAATGCACTTTTCAAGGCGACCGGAAAGCGCCTGCGGAGCCAGCCTTTCGCTGAGCAGGAAGGCTTCAAAGGCGTCTCGTAG
- a CDS encoding alpha/beta hydrolase, with product MLRMLLLRLLWQIPTIVVLTFLLLIVVNEYVLARPSQRVKDIPYVFPNSPDFDKDRHILDVYAPRRTSASPQPVVVFIHGGNWDSGNKNIYKFIGRRLARQNVVTVIINYRLSPQVQVPAMSNDCARAVLWTSQHISEYGGDPARIFVMGHSAGGGLAALLATNDGLFTQLGLKQNPVKGAILDDPAGLDMADYLTKMEYANDEQYLIPFGKEPGVWRNVSALYHLQKDSPPMLLYVGGRTYPSIANSSQKFRERLEALGIQHHFKILPGKKHVGMATQLFWKNNIIYQDLLKLVRAKP from the coding sequence ATGCTCCGTATGTTACTTCTGCGCCTGCTCTGGCAAATTCCAACGATTGTTGTTCTTACTTTCCTGCTTCTTATTGTAGTTAACGAATATGTTCTTGCCAGACCGAGTCAACGCGTGAAGGACATTCCGTATGTGTTCCCCAACAGCCCGGACTTTGATAAAGACCGCCATATTCTGGATGTCTACGCACCGCGCCGCACCTCCGCTTCGCCTCAGCCGGTGGTGGTGTTTATTCACGGCGGGAACTGGGACAGTGGCAATAAGAATATCTACAAATTTATTGGTCGGCGACTGGCCCGGCAAAACGTGGTGACGGTCATTATCAACTACCGTCTTTCGCCCCAGGTACAAGTGCCCGCCATGAGCAACGACTGCGCCCGAGCGGTGCTGTGGACCAGCCAGCACATCAGCGAATACGGCGGCGATCCAGCCCGCATTTTTGTGATGGGCCACTCGGCGGGCGGCGGGTTAGCGGCTTTACTGGCTACCAATGATGGTTTATTTACGCAACTAGGTCTAAAGCAAAATCCAGTTAAAGGGGCCATCCTAGATGATCCGGCGGGATTGGATATGGCCGATTATCTGACCAAAATGGAGTATGCCAATGACGAACAGTATCTAATTCCTTTTGGGAAGGAGCCAGGCGTTTGGCGTAACGTGTCTGCTCTGTATCACCTCCAAAAAGACAGTCCGCCCATGCTGCTGTACGTAGGCGGTCGCACGTATCCGAGTATCGCCAACAGCTCCCAGAAATTCCGTGAACGACTTGAGGCACTTGGCATTCAGCACCACTTTAAAATCTTACCCGGCAAAAAACACGTAGGTATGGCTACCCAGCTTTTCTGGAAAAACAACATCATTTACCAGGATTTACTGAAGCTTGTCCGCGCCAAACCTTGA
- a CDS encoding DinB family protein — protein sequence MFQADSANQETRKQLLQLLKGGNAHQSFEDAVKDLPASLRGVKPDKLPYSIWQLVEHIRIAQWDILEFSRDPAHQSPDWPEGYWPKELAPADEAAWEQSLAQIQKDQDSFMALLNDPNNDLYTPFPYGDGQNLLREALLIADHTSYHTGEIIIIRRLLDAWK from the coding sequence ATGTTCCAAGCCGATTCAGCCAATCAGGAAACCCGGAAGCAGTTGCTTCAATTACTCAAAGGCGGCAACGCCCACCAATCGTTCGAAGATGCCGTGAAGGATTTGCCCGCTTCGTTGCGCGGTGTAAAACCGGACAAGCTCCCTTACAGCATCTGGCAACTTGTGGAGCATATCCGCATTGCCCAGTGGGACATTCTGGAATTTTCCCGCGATCCTGCCCACCAATCGCCCGACTGGCCCGAAGGTTACTGGCCCAAAGAGCTGGCTCCGGCAGACGAAGCGGCCTGGGAACAGTCGTTAGCCCAAATTCAGAAAGATCAGGATTCTTTTATGGCTTTACTCAATGATCCTAACAACGATTTATACACGCCTTTTCCGTACGGCGATGGCCAAAACCTGCTTCGAGAGGCACTGCTCATTGCAGATCATACCAGTTACCATACCGGCGAAATCATTATTATCCGACGCTTACTGGATGCCTGGAAATGA
- a CDS encoding gliding motility-associated C-terminal domain-containing protein, producing the protein MRLPIFRAICWLLLLGLSFPALATHQVGGQIEMRAVSGVPGKFKIIVTNYLEDNSRAAATRGGTVGIFRKRDNLRMMVFTVSESDRQQVVFSNEACAIARNIRFVVVTFEAEIQLSPSEYADGLGYYMSFQTQNRNAGINNISNPDQTGFTFYLEFPPVQKSGQFFANSSPRFGSINGEYICVGDPFTFPFGATDPDGDELRYSLVTPLDKDDPRNPTPGPYPDVRWLSGFGATNAIPGSPSLSVDEKTGQLSVTASELGLFVFAVKVEEYRAGQKIGEVRREFQFLVVDCPPVKAPTSTVWEQNHPTGTTEFTVCKGKNLTLQTTVNPAWNYQWQRDGINLPDATGASLGVQESGAYSVVISFKTECGKASSSQSVKVTVVDLTTDLDIKGQLCAADGSVTMTVPSGDSRAYQWYLNGQAMAGQVTNALTVAQPGQYSALLTQTQFGCTFQTTNVPILRAPAVQAVIQATTHKLCPGSSLPLTGSGGASYAWQQDGQTIASETGANHATKTPGSFVITATAANGCKGVSAPFVVEAVPGVDLRFTPVSAFCGTDHAALSLAATPAGGVFAGTGVSGDQFDPQRAGLGEHVLTYTVVFSPDCPGAVATQTAVVAPIPTIQFPEEIITSAGSSLTLNPELTGNPVLFTWTPTIYLANSGTPSVSVENIEDDTTYTLRVENAAGCKAESSVHITVYERIWVPDAFSPNGDGVNDIWSMKGVEAFPTVEVTVYNRWGEVVYWAPSGYKEPFDGRMKGKELPPGAYVYTLRYDPRRPLMRGMVMLLR; encoded by the coding sequence ATGCGCCTGCCTATTTTTCGAGCCATCTGCTGGCTTCTTCTGTTAGGCTTGTCTTTTCCTGCGCTGGCTACACACCAGGTAGGTGGGCAAATCGAAATGCGGGCCGTCAGTGGCGTGCCGGGTAAATTCAAAATTATTGTTACCAATTATTTAGAAGATAATAGCCGGGCCGCCGCCACGCGTGGAGGAACGGTTGGTATATTTCGAAAGCGCGACAACCTCCGAATGATGGTTTTTACGGTCAGCGAAAGTGATCGTCAGCAGGTGGTTTTCTCTAATGAAGCCTGTGCTATTGCCCGTAATATCAGATTTGTGGTAGTCACGTTCGAAGCGGAGATTCAGTTGAGTCCGAGTGAGTATGCCGATGGTCTGGGCTATTACATGTCGTTTCAGACGCAGAACCGAAACGCGGGAATCAATAATATCTCAAATCCGGATCAAACGGGCTTTACTTTTTACCTGGAATTTCCGCCCGTACAGAAAAGTGGGCAGTTTTTTGCCAACTCATCACCACGATTTGGCTCCATCAACGGCGAATACATTTGTGTCGGCGATCCGTTTACGTTTCCTTTTGGGGCTACCGATCCCGACGGCGACGAACTACGTTACTCGCTCGTAACGCCGCTGGACAAAGATGATCCGCGCAATCCGACGCCGGGGCCTTATCCGGATGTAAGATGGCTTTCGGGTTTTGGCGCTACCAACGCTATTCCGGGCAGCCCATCATTGTCAGTCGATGAGAAAACCGGGCAACTGTCTGTGACAGCCAGCGAATTAGGCTTGTTTGTCTTTGCCGTAAAGGTTGAAGAATACCGGGCTGGTCAGAAAATAGGAGAGGTCCGCCGCGAATTTCAGTTTCTGGTCGTGGATTGCCCGCCCGTCAAAGCACCGACATCAACCGTCTGGGAGCAGAACCACCCCACCGGAACAACAGAGTTTACGGTCTGTAAAGGAAAGAACCTGACTCTGCAAACAACGGTCAATCCCGCCTGGAATTATCAGTGGCAACGGGATGGAATCAATTTGCCCGACGCGACCGGTGCCAGTCTGGGAGTACAGGAATCAGGGGCTTATTCCGTTGTTATTTCCTTTAAAACGGAGTGCGGAAAAGCCAGCAGTTCGCAGAGTGTCAAAGTTACCGTTGTTGATTTAACTACCGATCTTGACATAAAGGGCCAACTGTGCGCCGCCGATGGCTCCGTAACGATGACTGTGCCTAGCGGTGATAGCAGGGCTTATCAATGGTACCTGAATGGTCAGGCGATGGCTGGTCAGGTAACAAATGCCCTGACGGTTGCCCAGCCTGGTCAGTACAGCGCGTTGTTGACCCAAACTCAATTTGGCTGTACCTTTCAGACGACTAATGTACCCATATTGCGAGCTCCCGCCGTGCAGGCGGTCATTCAGGCAACAACCCATAAGCTTTGTCCTGGTTCTTCACTTCCATTAACGGGCAGTGGTGGAGCCAGCTACGCCTGGCAGCAGGACGGACAAACAATTGCCAGCGAAACCGGCGCAAATCACGCCACCAAAACGCCCGGCAGCTTCGTTATTACGGCCACGGCGGCTAACGGCTGCAAAGGGGTGTCAGCGCCGTTTGTGGTGGAGGCGGTTCCCGGCGTTGACCTTCGATTTACGCCCGTTTCGGCATTCTGCGGTACCGATCATGCTGCTTTATCTCTTGCCGCAACCCCGGCGGGAGGCGTCTTTGCGGGCACCGGTGTATCGGGCGATCAGTTCGACCCCCAACGGGCGGGCCTGGGCGAGCACGTGCTTACCTATACCGTTGTTTTCTCGCCCGACTGCCCCGGTGCGGTAGCCACCCAAACGGCGGTAGTCGCGCCGATTCCAACCATTCAGTTCCCGGAAGAAATCATCACCTCGGCGGGAAGTTCGTTAACGCTGAATCCTGAATTAACGGGTAATCCGGTGCTGTTTACCTGGACGCCCACGATTTATTTGGCGAATTCAGGCACACCGAGCGTTTCGGTGGAGAACATTGAAGATGACACCACGTATACGTTGCGGGTAGAAAACGCGGCGGGTTGTAAAGCTGAATCGTCCGTCCATATCACTGTTTACGAGCGCATTTGGGTGCCGGATGCTTTTTCTCCCAACGGGGACGGTGTGAACGATATTTGGTCGATGAAAGGGGTCGAGGCATTTCCGACGGTAGAAGTGACCGTTTACAACCGCTGGGGTGAAGTAGTTTACTGGGCACCGAGTGGGTATAAAGAACCATTTGACGGACGAATGAAAGGCAAAGAACTCCCACCCGGTGCGTATGTCTACACATTGCGTTACGATCCCCGCCGCCCGTTGATGCGCGGCATGGTGATGCTTTTACGCTAA
- a CDS encoding PQQ-dependent sugar dehydrogenase — MIPNFTVVKRVIARPTTFLARLGLMASLMAFVVQDDPLSQKPDESRFTPVVVADDLDEPMAFEVLKDGTAYIVERKGAFKKYDPVTKTVDLIATIPVNTKYVSAEGVSREAEEGLMGLSLDPNFDKNHWIYLYYAHPTEKKHLLARWELRDDKLVAGSEKVMLEVVTQREVCCHTGGGMTWDKDGNLFLTVGNNTGNDKAAQTDERPGRSSWDDQGHAGNTMDLRGKILRIHPEPDGTYTVPEGNLYPKGTAKTRPEIYSMGHRNPWRISIDSKTGYVYWGEVGPDANEDTDIGPRGYDELNQARKPGNFGWPWFVGNDQAFPVYDYAANKPLGKKDPKKTINSSPNNTGLTELPPVAPSFIYYPYGISEQFPLIGSGARSATGGPVYHRSDFKNPKRPWPAYYENKWIVTDFSRGWIMAITMNENGDYQSMERVVPSYHPVEPIDMKFGPDGDMYILEYGTNWFRKSDNSRLVRLEYNGGNRKPLVQASASKKGGTVPFQITLLSEGTKDFDGDALKYQWKVAMPGAAARTFATANPMVSFNKAGIYTATLTVTDAKGASNSQSVKIIAGNEPPAVAVNLAGNKTFFFANQPIQYAVSVADKEDGSLATGKIAPARVAMSIDYTSEGFDYAEVIQSQRSVDASTQFAVAKALIKQSDCNVCHQVATKSVGPMYTQIADKYKGDAGALERLVKKVQNGGNGVWGEVSMPAHPAMSVADASTIVNYMLHINDKTFSTLPTEGSFTPVIPKGDNGKGSVLVRAAYTDRGNKTIPAQTSETTLILRSPVVNAYEATLSKGVEEKGQRAGKGIDVITYDKSYIGFKKLDLTGIKQLDFAASVSKRDGFQGGTIEVRLDSPTGELIGETKVGLADPKPANAAPTATEIQNAGGTATTKPASTTATAAAPRPPAPQPKAKLKEVSGFHDVYFVFKNNDAKAIAPLLTLSNIKFSDVEK; from the coding sequence ATGATTCCTAATTTTACGGTTGTTAAGCGAGTTATAGCTCGTCCGACGACTTTCCTGGCCCGATTGGGTCTGATGGCCAGCCTGATGGCGTTTGTTGTGCAGGACGATCCGCTATCCCAAAAGCCGGACGAAAGTCGGTTTACGCCCGTGGTCGTTGCTGATGACCTGGACGAACCCATGGCCTTTGAAGTTTTGAAAGACGGGACTGCCTACATTGTTGAGCGCAAAGGCGCTTTTAAGAAATATGATCCTGTTACTAAAACCGTCGATCTGATTGCGACCATTCCGGTCAATACCAAATACGTCAGTGCCGAAGGCGTTTCGCGGGAAGCTGAAGAGGGGTTGATGGGGCTTTCACTCGATCCTAACTTTGACAAAAATCACTGGATTTATCTGTATTATGCACACCCCACCGAAAAGAAGCACCTTCTGGCCCGCTGGGAATTGCGCGATGATAAATTAGTGGCCGGTTCGGAAAAAGTAATGCTGGAAGTGGTTACCCAGCGCGAAGTTTGCTGCCATACCGGCGGTGGAATGACCTGGGATAAAGACGGAAATTTATTCCTGACGGTTGGGAATAACACCGGAAATGACAAGGCGGCGCAAACCGACGAGCGGCCCGGCCGAAGCAGCTGGGACGACCAGGGGCACGCGGGCAATACAATGGACTTGCGGGGGAAAATTCTGCGCATTCACCCCGAACCCGATGGAACGTATACCGTTCCCGAAGGAAACCTGTATCCAAAAGGGACTGCTAAAACGCGCCCTGAAATTTACTCGATGGGGCACCGCAACCCTTGGCGGATTTCCATTGACAGCAAAACCGGTTACGTCTACTGGGGCGAAGTCGGACCGGATGCCAACGAAGACACCGACATTGGTCCGCGTGGCTACGACGAGCTAAACCAGGCTCGGAAACCGGGTAATTTTGGCTGGCCGTGGTTTGTCGGCAACGACCAGGCTTTTCCGGTTTATGACTACGCAGCCAATAAACCACTCGGAAAAAAAGATCCGAAAAAGACCATTAACAGCTCGCCCAACAACACGGGCTTAACGGAATTACCTCCGGTAGCGCCTTCCTTTATTTACTACCCGTACGGCATTTCGGAGCAGTTTCCGCTCATTGGATCGGGCGCGCGCAGCGCGACGGGTGGGCCGGTCTACCACCGCTCGGATTTTAAAAACCCCAAGCGTCCGTGGCCCGCATATTACGAAAACAAATGGATTGTAACGGACTTCTCGCGGGGCTGGATTATGGCCATCACGATGAACGAAAACGGTGATTATCAGTCGATGGAGCGGGTGGTGCCGAGTTATCACCCCGTTGAGCCGATTGATATGAAATTTGGTCCGGACGGCGATATGTACATTCTGGAGTACGGTACGAACTGGTTCCGAAAAAGTGATAATTCCCGGCTGGTTCGGCTTGAGTACAACGGCGGAAACCGGAAGCCGTTGGTGCAGGCTTCGGCCAGCAAAAAAGGCGGGACGGTGCCGTTCCAGATTACGCTGCTATCGGAAGGAACCAAGGATTTTGACGGAGATGCCCTGAAATACCAGTGGAAAGTGGCCATGCCGGGTGCCGCTGCCCGGACGTTTGCCACTGCAAATCCAATGGTTTCGTTCAATAAAGCGGGGATTTATACCGCTACGCTGACGGTGACCGATGCCAAAGGAGCCAGCAACAGCCAGTCGGTTAAGATCATTGCGGGTAACGAACCGCCTGCGGTTGCGGTCAATCTGGCGGGTAACAAAACCTTCTTTTTTGCCAATCAGCCGATTCAGTATGCGGTGAGTGTGGCCGACAAAGAGGATGGAAGTCTGGCTACGGGAAAAATTGCTCCGGCGCGGGTTGCCATGAGCATTGATTATACCTCAGAAGGATTTGATTATGCCGAAGTCATTCAGAGCCAGCGCAGTGTGGATGCCTCTACGCAGTTTGCCGTGGCCAAAGCTTTGATTAAACAGAGCGATTGCAATGTTTGTCATCAGGTAGCTACCAAGTCGGTTGGACCAATGTATACGCAGATTGCTGACAAATACAAAGGCGACGCGGGAGCGCTCGAACGACTGGTTAAAAAAGTGCAGAATGGGGGTAACGGCGTTTGGGGCGAAGTGTCCATGCCCGCTCACCCGGCCATGTCCGTCGCGGATGCCAGCACCATTGTGAATTACATGCTGCATATCAACGACAAAACATTCAGCACCCTACCAACCGAAGGCAGTTTTACGCCGGTGATTCCGAAGGGCGATAACGGCAAAGGATCGGTGTTGGTTCGGGCAGCTTATACCGACCGGGGTAACAAAACCATTCCGGCGCAAACATCCGAGACGACGCTGATTCTGCGTAGTCCAGTAGTAAATGCCTACGAAGCCACCCTTTCCAAAGGCGTGGAAGAGAAAGGCCAGCGGGCCGGAAAAGGCATTGACGTGATAACGTATGACAAAAGCTATATTGGCTTTAAAAAGCTGGATTTGACGGGAATTAAACAACTGGATTTCGCGGCTTCCGTGTCAAAACGGGATGGTTTTCAGGGTGGCACTATCGAAGTTCGGCTGGATTCGCCAACGGGCGAGCTGATTGGAGAGACGAAGGTTGGTCTTGCCGATCCGAAACCGGCCAACGCTGCACCGACGGCAACGGAAATCCAGAACGCGGGCGGAACGGCCACCACAAAGCCCGCTTCCACCACCGCCACGGCAGCCGCGCCGCGTCCGCCCGCACCACAGCCCAAAGCGAAACTGAAAGAAGTTTCCGGCTTCCACGATGTATATTTTGTCTTTAAAAACAACGACGCCAAGGCAATTGCACCGCTCTTGACCTTGTCGAACATCAAGTTCAGCGACGTCGAAAAATAA